A single region of the Microbulbifer sp. MKSA007 genome encodes:
- the folC gene encoding bifunctional tetrahydrofolate synthase/dihydrofolate synthase has protein sequence MPSLQDWLSRLEQLHPSEIELGLERVASVADALGIQKPAPTVITVAGTNGKGSCVATMEALLCKGGRSVGAYSSPHLLRFNERVRIGGEEVADKDLVLAFEAIEVARGETSLTYFEYTTLAALWLFQRAGVEFALLEVGLGGRLDAVNLVDADLAIITSVAIDHEDWLGSDREIIGREKAGVLRAGAPFVCADSNPTQSVLSAAEKLSSSSYFMGQDFSLNLGEGKKELYRFGELELAIPPISLPRPSIAAGITALALLNVLPQGGIESALAEIALPGRCQQVQWQGCNLLLDVGHNPAAAEHLAKWLADHPVDGETHALVAAMADKDLVGLFAPLRDVVDAWHPAELPGNSRAASGETLLEGLAAAGVEATNANSRCPSVADGLQQLLPTIGPQDRLLVFGSFFTVAEVLQQMRDEGNGELRG, from the coding sequence ATGCCTTCACTGCAAGATTGGCTCTCCCGCCTGGAGCAGCTACACCCTTCCGAAATTGAATTAGGTCTTGAGCGCGTCGCGTCTGTGGCCGATGCACTGGGTATCCAGAAACCGGCACCGACAGTAATTACTGTGGCGGGCACCAATGGTAAGGGTTCCTGCGTGGCGACTATGGAGGCGCTGCTGTGTAAGGGAGGGCGCTCCGTAGGCGCTTACAGTTCCCCACACCTTCTGCGCTTTAACGAGAGGGTGCGTATCGGGGGTGAAGAGGTTGCCGATAAAGATCTCGTGCTGGCGTTTGAGGCTATCGAGGTTGCTCGCGGTGAGACCAGCCTGACCTATTTTGAATACACCACCCTGGCGGCGCTCTGGTTATTTCAAAGGGCAGGCGTCGAGTTTGCACTTCTGGAAGTTGGCCTGGGTGGACGCCTGGATGCAGTTAACCTGGTGGATGCGGATCTCGCTATTATCACCAGTGTTGCCATTGATCACGAGGACTGGCTTGGCAGTGACCGGGAAATAATCGGCCGTGAAAAAGCCGGTGTCCTGCGTGCTGGGGCGCCTTTTGTCTGTGCTGATAGCAATCCCACCCAATCTGTGCTGTCTGCGGCAGAAAAATTGTCCAGTTCCAGTTACTTTATGGGTCAGGATTTCTCTCTTAACTTGGGAGAGGGTAAAAAAGAACTTTACCGTTTTGGTGAGTTGGAACTTGCGATCCCCCCGATCAGCCTGCCGCGCCCAAGTATCGCTGCTGGGATTACCGCGCTGGCTCTGCTCAATGTATTGCCCCAGGGTGGGATCGAATCTGCACTGGCTGAAATTGCCCTGCCTGGGCGCTGTCAGCAGGTTCAATGGCAGGGGTGTAACTTGCTGTTGGATGTGGGGCACAATCCGGCAGCGGCCGAACACTTGGCTAAATGGCTTGCAGATCACCCTGTAGATGGTGAGACCCATGCGCTGGTAGCGGCCATGGCCGATAAGGATTTGGTGGGACTCTTCGCGCCTTTGCGGGATGTGGTGGATGCCTGGCACCCCGCAGAGTTACCGGGCAATAGCCGCGCTGCGAGCGGAGAGACCTTGCTGGAAGGTCTGGCCGCAGCAGGTGTTGAGGCAACGAACGCCAATAGTCGCTGTCCAAGCGTCGCCGATGGTTTACAACAGCTGCTGCCGACCATTGGTCCACAAGACAGGTTGCTTGTATTTGGTTCCTTCTTTACTGTGGCTGAGGTTCTGCAGCAGATGCGAGACGAAGGTAATGGAGAATTGCGAGGGTAA
- a CDS encoding SPOR domain-containing protein, giving the protein MENCEGKPSRRGRLNDGFKQRIVGALVLAALAVIFLPSLLDREAAGNISETSQIPAEPDIRPIEIAEPQPVADAMPAPAPGEAFQPDLPENFSNPKAPVADEGEGRSEIAKSDEPEEKLAAPKKGASPLVDAYGLPVAWVVQVASYRDESNADKLRLRLMNEGYSAYTRAVDTDKGRLVRVFVGPKVNKADAHQLKKELDTLLKAQTLVLQFKA; this is encoded by the coding sequence ATGGAGAATTGCGAGGGTAAACCCTCCCGCCGAGGGCGATTGAACGACGGATTTAAGCAGCGCATTGTCGGTGCGCTGGTTTTGGCTGCGCTTGCCGTTATTTTCTTGCCCAGCCTGTTGGACCGGGAGGCCGCAGGCAATATCAGTGAAACCAGCCAGATTCCGGCGGAGCCGGATATACGCCCTATTGAAATTGCCGAGCCGCAACCGGTAGCGGATGCTATGCCTGCACCGGCGCCGGGTGAGGCTTTCCAGCCGGACCTGCCAGAGAACTTCTCCAACCCGAAGGCACCAGTAGCTGATGAGGGGGAGGGGCGGTCAGAGATCGCCAAGAGTGATGAGCCGGAGGAAAAACTGGCCGCGCCGAAGAAGGGAGCCTCGCCCCTTGTGGATGCCTATGGCCTGCCTGTGGCCTGGGTGGTTCAAGTGGCTTCCTACCGGGATGAGTCCAATGCGGACAAGCTGCGTTTGCGCCTGATGAACGAGGGCTACAGTGCCTATACTCGGGCAGTGGATACAGACAAGGGTCGCCTGGTGCGGGTCTTTGTTGGGCCAAAGGTCAACAAGGCTGATGCCCATCAGCTGAAAAAAGAACTGGATACCCTTCTGAAAGCCCAGACTCTCGTGCTTCAGTTCAAGGCCTGA
- a CDS encoding CvpA family protein has product MNWADWIILAIVGISTLIGLSRGFIKETLSLLTWIAAFIVAMMFRDQLAPMLSNLVDTPSLQMIAAFGILFIGTLLAGAGLNMVLSAFVEATGLSGTDRVLGMAFGLVRGAIVVMALLILAPALVPVEQDSWWSQSVLIPHFLEFEDSARELAGSVKEFFVKLF; this is encoded by the coding sequence ATGAATTGGGCTGACTGGATCATTCTGGCTATTGTGGGTATCTCCACGCTTATCGGCCTTAGTCGAGGTTTCATCAAGGAAACCTTGTCTCTGCTTACCTGGATTGCCGCCTTTATCGTCGCCATGATGTTTCGCGACCAGCTGGCGCCAATGCTATCCAACCTCGTCGACACCCCCTCCCTCCAAATGATTGCAGCTTTTGGCATCCTGTTTATCGGCACCTTACTCGCTGGCGCCGGTCTCAACATGGTGCTTTCTGCCTTTGTTGAGGCAACTGGGCTATCCGGTACAGATAGAGTGCTGGGAATGGCGTTTGGCTTGGTGCGGGGAGCCATTGTCGTGATGGCGCTGTTGATCCTGGCTCCGGCATTGGTGCCGGTGGAACAGGACAGCTGGTGGAGTCAGTCTGTTCTGATTCCCCATTTCCTCGAGTTTGAGGATAGTGCGCGGGAGCTGGCGGGCTCCGTTAAGGAATTCTTCGTAAAGTTGTTTTAA
- the purF gene encoding amidophosphoribosyltransferase, whose translation MCGIVGIVGKSDVNLQLYDGLTLLQHRGQDAAGIVTCDDDRLNQQKANGLVRDVFRARHMERLKGNFGIGHVRYPTAGSSGPALAQPFYVNSPYGIAMAHNGNLTNVHEVVDEIFQQDLRHINTDSDSEVLLNVFAHELHKLHKLQPKAEDIFSAMRSVHKRVRGAYACVALIVGYGIVAFRDPNGIRPLVYGKRETEKGTEYMVASESVALDVLGYTLVRDVAPGEALYIELDGTVHSEQCSDNPSLTPCIFEHVYFARPDSIMDGVSVHKARLRQGEHLADKILSMRPDHDIDVVIPIPDSARTAGQTVAHRLGVKFREGMVKNRYIGRTFIMPGQKQRKKSVRQKLNAIELEFRGKNVLLVDDSIVRGTTCKQIIQMARDAGAAKVYFASAAPAVKYPNVYGIDMPSATELVAHGRTTEEICEEIGADWLIYQELEDLVVSSSGGKQKIDRFDCSVFDGNYITGDVDEEYLNDLHAQRNDTAKRKKADANAL comes from the coding sequence ATGTGTGGTATCGTCGGTATCGTCGGTAAGAGTGACGTCAATCTGCAGCTCTATGATGGGCTCACTCTGCTACAGCACAGGGGACAGGATGCCGCCGGTATCGTTACCTGTGACGATGATCGCCTGAACCAGCAGAAAGCCAATGGTCTGGTTCGCGACGTATTCCGCGCGCGCCACATGGAGCGTCTGAAAGGCAATTTTGGTATTGGTCACGTCCGCTACCCCACTGCCGGCAGCTCCGGCCCGGCGCTGGCTCAGCCGTTCTACGTGAACTCTCCCTACGGCATCGCCATGGCTCACAACGGCAACCTCACCAATGTGCACGAGGTGGTCGATGAGATCTTCCAGCAGGACCTGCGCCATATCAATACAGATTCTGATTCGGAAGTGTTGCTGAACGTGTTCGCCCACGAGCTGCACAAGTTGCACAAGCTGCAGCCGAAAGCCGAAGATATCTTCAGTGCGATGCGCTCTGTACATAAGCGCGTGCGCGGCGCCTACGCTTGCGTTGCCCTGATTGTCGGTTACGGTATTGTTGCTTTCCGCGATCCCAACGGAATTCGCCCACTGGTTTACGGCAAGCGTGAAACCGAGAAGGGCACCGAATATATGGTGGCTTCCGAGTCCGTGGCTCTGGACGTACTGGGTTACACCTTGGTGCGCGATGTCGCTCCTGGCGAAGCGCTCTATATCGAGCTGGATGGCACTGTGCACTCCGAGCAGTGTTCAGATAACCCGTCTTTGACTCCCTGTATTTTTGAGCATGTGTACTTTGCCCGTCCTGACTCCATTATGGATGGCGTATCGGTACACAAGGCGCGTTTGCGTCAGGGTGAGCATCTGGCGGACAAAATTCTCAGCATGCGCCCGGATCACGATATCGACGTGGTTATCCCGATCCCGGATTCTGCCCGCACAGCAGGTCAGACGGTAGCCCACCGCTTGGGGGTGAAATTCCGTGAAGGTATGGTGAAGAACCGCTATATCGGCCGGACCTTCATCATGCCCGGTCAAAAGCAGCGCAAGAAGTCGGTTCGCCAGAAGCTCAACGCCATCGAGCTGGAATTCCGTGGCAAGAATGTGTTGCTGGTAGATGACTCCATTGTGCGCGGTACTACCTGTAAGCAGATTATCCAGATGGCCCGCGATGCCGGTGCTGCCAAAGTGTACTTCGCCAGTGCTGCCCCTGCGGTAAAATACCCGAATGTCTACGGTATCGATATGCCCTCCGCCACTGAGCTTGTGGCTCACGGTCGCACCACCGAGGAAATCTGTGAGGAGATTGGCGCAGACTGGTTGATCTACCAGGAGCTGGAAGATCTGGTAGTCAGCTCCAGCGGCGGCAAGCAAAAAATTGATCGCTTTGATTGCTCTGTATTCGACGGCAATTACATCACCGGTGATGTGGACGAGGAATACCTGAACGACCTGCACGCTCAGCGCAATGATACGGCCAAGCGTAAAAAGGCCGACGCCAACGCTTTGTAA
- a CDS encoding O-succinylhomoserine sulfhydrylase encodes MFEDDGYALETLAVRAGQVRSPEGEHSEALYLTSSYVFPSAAEAAARFSGESSGNVYSRYTNPTVRTFEERIAALEGGEAAVATASGMAAILSICMALLKSGDHVICSRSVFGTTTALFGRYMEKFGVRVSYVDLTDMDAWKQAVDGSTKLLFMETPSNPLCEVADIRALAQVAHSAGAMLVVDNCFCTPALQRPLSMGADIVVHSATKFLDGQGRALGGVAVGRKDVMDELVVFLRTAGPSMSPFNAWVFLKGLETLKLRMQAHCTNALDLAWWLDEQEMVEKVNYTGLPKHPQHRLAREQQDAFGAVLSFTVRGGREAAWKVIDNCKILSCTANLGDAKTTIVHPATTTHGRLSDEDKARAGITENLIRVSVGLENVEDLKRDLMRGLSQL; translated from the coding sequence ATGTTTGAAGACGACGGTTACGCTCTGGAAACCCTGGCGGTGCGCGCCGGCCAGGTTCGCTCACCGGAAGGAGAGCACTCCGAGGCACTTTACCTCACCTCCAGTTATGTTTTCCCCTCCGCTGCAGAGGCTGCTGCGCGCTTCTCTGGCGAAAGCTCCGGCAACGTCTACTCCCGCTATACCAACCCCACAGTACGCACTTTTGAAGAGCGCATCGCTGCTCTCGAAGGCGGTGAAGCTGCGGTAGCCACTGCTAGCGGCATGGCTGCCATTCTCAGTATTTGTATGGCGTTACTGAAAAGTGGCGACCACGTTATCTGTTCCCGCAGTGTTTTCGGCACAACTACGGCTTTATTTGGCCGCTATATGGAAAAGTTCGGCGTGCGGGTGAGCTATGTCGATTTGACCGATATGGATGCCTGGAAGCAGGCCGTAGATGGTTCCACCAAGCTGCTGTTTATGGAGACGCCTTCCAACCCTCTGTGTGAAGTAGCCGATATCCGCGCGTTGGCACAGGTCGCCCACAGCGCTGGTGCCATGCTGGTTGTCGATAACTGTTTCTGTACCCCGGCACTGCAGCGACCTCTATCCATGGGCGCCGATATTGTGGTGCACTCCGCAACCAAATTCCTCGACGGCCAGGGCCGGGCCCTGGGCGGTGTTGCTGTTGGCCGCAAGGATGTAATGGATGAGTTGGTGGTTTTCCTGCGCACTGCTGGACCGAGTATGAGCCCGTTTAATGCCTGGGTATTCCTCAAAGGCCTGGAAACTTTAAAGCTGCGTATGCAGGCGCATTGCACCAATGCACTCGACTTGGCTTGGTGGCTCGATGAGCAGGAAATGGTGGAGAAGGTGAATTACACCGGCTTGCCTAAACACCCCCAACATCGCCTTGCTCGGGAACAGCAGGACGCTTTTGGCGCAGTGCTGAGTTTTACTGTGCGCGGTGGTCGCGAAGCTGCCTGGAAAGTGATCGACAATTGTAAAATCCTCTCCTGCACCGCCAACTTGGGGGATGCAAAAACCACTATTGTGCACCCTGCCACGACAACCCACGGCCGCCTTAGTGATGAAGATAAGGCTCGCGCCGGAATTACCGAAAATTTGATTCGTGTTTCGGTAGGGCTGGAAAATGTTGAGGACCTCAAGCGCGACCTGATGCGTGGATTATCCCAGTTATAA
- a CDS encoding AAA family ATPase gives MQKIVSAIVSDIGSVLLGKERQVKLALACLLSKGHLLIEDLPGMGKTTLAHALAQVLGLTYKRVQFTSDMLPADILGVSIFDRESSQFHFHEGPVFSQVLLADEINRSSPKTQSALLEAMEERQVSVDGETRTLPQPFFVIATQNPMQQSGTFALPESQLDRFLMRISLGYPTREAERALFMGADPRQQLAKLKPRIDIATLGKMQSLVGQVKTSDSLLDYLERLVLQTRQSPDCAVGLSPRGALALLRAAKAWALIHNRGHVLPEDIQAVLPAVAGHRLQSDGSNGEQLVERLMRQVDVIAA, from the coding sequence GTGCAAAAAATAGTTTCCGCCATAGTGTCTGATATCGGCAGCGTTTTATTAGGTAAAGAGCGCCAGGTGAAGTTGGCGTTGGCCTGTTTGTTATCAAAAGGCCACCTGTTGATCGAAGACCTACCGGGTATGGGTAAGACCACCTTGGCCCATGCACTCGCACAGGTGCTGGGGCTAACTTATAAGCGGGTGCAGTTCACCAGTGATATGTTGCCGGCGGATATTCTTGGTGTTTCGATATTTGATCGGGAGTCCAGCCAATTTCACTTTCACGAGGGACCTGTGTTTAGCCAGGTGTTATTGGCGGATGAGATTAATCGCTCATCGCCAAAGACCCAGAGTGCGCTGTTAGAAGCTATGGAAGAGCGCCAGGTGAGTGTCGATGGCGAGACCCGCACACTGCCCCAGCCATTTTTTGTGATTGCCACGCAAAACCCGATGCAACAATCGGGCACCTTTGCATTGCCGGAATCCCAACTGGATCGCTTCCTTATGCGTATCAGTCTCGGTTATCCCACCCGGGAGGCGGAGCGGGCTTTGTTTATGGGGGCCGATCCGAGGCAGCAGCTGGCGAAATTAAAACCCAGAATTGATATTGCCACACTCGGAAAAATGCAAAGCCTGGTTGGACAGGTGAAAACTTCTGACAGTCTGTTGGATTACCTGGAGCGACTGGTTTTGCAAACCCGCCAGAGCCCGGATTGCGCAGTGGGTTTATCACCCCGAGGCGCTTTGGCCCTTTTGCGCGCAGCCAAAGCCTGGGCGTTGATTCACAATCGTGGCCATGTTTTGCCTGAGGATATCCAGGCTGTGTTGCCGGCGGTGGCAGGACATCGATTACAGAGCGATGGCAGCAACGGCGAGCAGTTGGTTGAGCGTCTGATGCGCCAAGTGGATGTGATTGCGGCCTGA